The region GTATATTTACAGAAACGATGATCGATTTCAAATCGTTCAGCCAAACTTCTAAGAATATTAGTACCTTCATATAAACTGCTGAATTCATGAAGACAGACCTGAAATTTACTCACTTTCCCAATGGCAAGATATTTATAACCATTTCGAGCTTCGTATTGATAAATGCCAAATTTAGCTTCAAAACGTTTTAAAGCTCTGTTGTAAGTCGGCCAGAGTTTTTTGATTTCGGTGCATTCTAAAAGAAGTGCCATTAGCTCGGTAGCGCAGACTTCAAAGGAAATTCCGTGAATATCCCTTAAAAAATGCTGTCTTTGCGGATTAATATTATTTCCGCTAAAATGAGAAGCCACACGTTTTTTCAGATTAATCGCTTTTCCGACATAAATCACTTTTTTCGCCTGATTATAAAAATAATATACACCTGGTTTGTCGGGTAAATTATTGAAATCATCTGGCGGAAGGTTAGGAGGAAGACGTTGATCTTGTGACGTTTTTTTGATCATTTTTTCAATTTCTCCTGCATCATCCCATTCCATTAAAAGAGAAAAAAGTAGGGCAGTAGCATCGGCATCTCCGCCGGCGCGGTGTCGATTTTCTAAACCAATATTTAAAGAGTTACAAAGATTTCCTAAACTATAAGAACCCAATCCAGGTTTGATTTTTCGCGCAGCGCGAACAGTACAAAGCTTTTTAGCCGACCATTTAAAACCAGCCTGTTCCAATTGATGATGCACAAACGAATAATCGAAATTAACATTATGAGCTACGAATATACGATCTGTCAGCATTTCGAGAACTTTCTCTGAAATATCATCAAAGATTGGCGCATTGGCTACCATTTCGTTATTAATTCCTGTTAATCCAAAAATAGAAGGAGGAATGTCCTGTTGAGGATTTACAAGGGTTTCATAACGATCCAGCACATTTTTACCATCATGAATAATGATCGCAATTTCAGTAATGCGACTTCCACTGGCATTTCCGCCTGTGGTTTCAATATCGACTATAGCATATTCCGTATTTTTCATCTTTATATAACGTAAGTTGTTCTTTAGTTATTTTTTTTAGTGTTCAGTGTTCAGTATTTAGTGT is a window of Flavobacterium crocinum DNA encoding:
- a CDS encoding exonuclease domain-containing protein, whose product is MKNTEYAIVDIETTGGNASGSRITEIAIIIHDGKNVLDRYETLVNPQQDIPPSIFGLTGINNEMVANAPIFDDISEKVLEMLTDRIFVAHNVNFDYSFVHHQLEQAGFKWSAKKLCTVRAARKIKPGLGSYSLGNLCNSLNIGLENRHRAGGDADATALLFSLLMEWDDAGEIEKMIKKTSQDQRLPPNLPPDDFNNLPDKPGVYYFYNQAKKVIYVGKAINLKKRVASHFSGNNINPQRQHFLRDIHGISFEVCATELMALLLECTEIKKLWPTYNRALKRFEAKFGIYQYEARNGYKYLAIGKVSKFQVCLHEFSSLYEGTNILRSLAERFEIDHRFCKYTRPEEGEFFQNNNPQSLPDAIMHNAQVDNAIDYLLNNRPTFAIIDKGKSKEERSCVWIENGHFYGMGYLPSDVSIHEPSDVKNYVTPYKSNQYIEQLIFSYAEKHPRKVFFKKQFLD